From the Sus scrofa isolate TJ Tabasco breed Duroc unplaced genomic scaffold, Sscrofa11.1 Contig74, whole genome shotgun sequence genome, one window contains:
- the LOC100518829 gene encoding olfactory receptor 4P4-like, producing the protein MENQRNISEFILLGPSYDQNIQTFCFVLFSFCYISLLIGNLLILICIQCSPLFNQPMYYFLTHLSSIDICYTSSVTPKLIGDLLVGRKTISYDNCMLQVFAMHFFGSIEVFILTAMAFDRCIAICKPLHYMLIVNRTKCNLIALAAWGGGAVHSFPQLSMTLQLPFCGSNEIDHYFCDIFPLLKIACTDTYITGVLVVANSGTIAFVSFVVLFVSYVIILFALRNYSTEGKRKALSTCASHISVVILFFGPSVFGYLRPPISYPEDKVFALFYTIIAPMFNPLIYTLRNTEMKNAMRKVLCQRLFSKESHN; encoded by the coding sequence ATGGAAAACCAGAGAAACATCTCAGAGTTCATTCTTTTGGGACCTTCTTATGATCAGAACATACAAACATTTTGCTTTGTACTCTTCTCATTCTGTTATATTTCCCTGTTGATAGGAAACCTTCTGATCCTTATATGCATTCAATGCAGTCCTCTTTTTAACCAACCGATGTATTATTTCCTTACCCATTTATCTTCCATTGACATCTGCTATACCTCTAGTGTTACACCCAAATTAATTGGTGACCTGCTAGTGGGGAGAAAAACCATTTCTTATGATAATTGCATGTTACAGGTCTTTGCTATGCACTTCTTTGGCAGTATCGAGGTCTTTATTCTTACTGCCATGGCCTTTGATCGCTGCATTGCCATCTGCAAACCTCTCCATTACATGCTTATTGTGAACAGGACAAAATGCAATCTTATAGCCTTGGCTGCTTGGGGTGGTGGAGCGGTGCATTCCTTTCCTCAATTGTCTATGACACTCCAGTTGCCTTTTTGTGGTTCTAATGAAATTGATCACTATTTTTGTGACATCTTTCCTTTGCTTAAAATTGCTTGTACTGATACTTATATCACTGGTGTTCTTGTGGTTGCCAATTCAGGAACAATAGCCTTTGTAAGTTTTGTTGTCTTATTTGTTTCTTATGTTATTATACTATTCGCCTTAAGAAATTACTCAACTGAGGGAAAACGAAAAGCCCTCTCTACCTGTGCATCTCATATCTCTGTGGTCATCTTATTTTTTGGACCTTCAGTTTTTGGTTACCTTAGACCTCCTATTTCTTACCCTGAGGATAAAGTATTTGCACTATTTTATACCATCATTGCTCCTATGTTCAATCCCTTAATCTATACATTGAGaaatacagagatgaaaaatgccatgagaaAAGTTTTGTGtcaaagattattttcaaaggaaTCACACAATTAA